The genomic window CGACGGCCATCTCGTTGCGCTTGAAGGTATATTCATACATGAAGTTCGACGGCAGCCAGGCCGAGCCGCCGGGACCGCCCGAGGTCAGCGCCACCACCAGGTCATAGGACTTGATCGCCATATGGGCGAGCACGATGAAGGTCGACAGGAAGATCGGGCGCAACAGCGGGATGATGATGCGGCGATAGAGCTGAAAGGGCGAGGCGCCATCGATCTGCGCCGCCTTCATGATCTCGCCGTCGATGCCGCGCAGACCGGCGAGGAACATCGCCATGACGAAACCGGAGGCCTGCCAGACACCGGCGATGACGACGGTATAGATGACGAAGTCCTTGTTCTTGATCCAGTCGAAGTGGAAGCTCGTCCAGCCGAAGTGGTGCAGCGTCTGTTCAAGCCCGAGGCCGGGATCGAGGAACCACTTCCAGGCGACCCCGGTGACGATGAAGGAAAGCGCCATCGGATAGAGGAAGATCGGTCTGAGCAACCCCTCGCCGCGGATCTTCTGGTCGAGCAGGATGGCGAGCAGCAGGCCAAGCGCCAGGCAGATGCCGACATAGAGGAAGCCGAAGATCGCCATGTTGGTGATCGAGGTATACCAGGAAGACGGCGGATCGTTCTCGAAGGTCCAGCGCCACAGCCGCTGATAGGCGCGCGCGCCGGTCAGTTCATAGGAGGGAAAGGTCTTGGAATTGGTGAAGGAGAGATAGGCCGTCCAGACGATGAAGCCGTAGACGAAGATCAGCGTGATGACGAAGCTCGGCGCCAGCACGATCTTCGGCAGCGCATCCTGCAGCCGGCTTCTGATCGACATCCCGCCCGCTTGCTCCGGCGTCAGAACCGGATCGGTGGTGGCAACTGTGCTCATCGAATGCATCTCCTCCCTGCATGTCGTCATGCATGTCGTCATGGGCTTCTGGCCCGCATGCCGTCCCCGCATGATCGCCCCCACATATCCGTCAGGGGCTGAAGCTTCCCCGCGAACGACGCGGGGAAGCCGTGTTCATCGGCAGAACTCAGCGGGCGTCGTCGATCGCCTGGACGAGCTGCTTGACAGCTTCGTCGGAGCTCTTGATCTGGCCGTGGACGAACTTCGAGACGACGTCCTTATAGGCATTGGCGATTGCCGGAGGCGCGCCGTAACCCTGGGCGAGCGAACCGAACAGCGTGCCGCCCTCGTTGGCCGCCTTCAGGTCGGCAATACCCTTCTTGCCGCAGGCGTCGAAGTCGGTGTCGGGAACGTCGGTGCGGGCCGGGACCGAGCCCTTGACGACGTTGAAGGCCGACTGGAAGCTCTTCGACAGTGTTGCGGTCGCCAGCGCCACCTGGGCGGCCTTGCGGTCGTCGGGAACGTTGAACATGCCGAACATGTCGGAGTTGTAGATCACGCTGCCTTCGGTGCCGGGGAAGCGGTAGCAGAGGAAGTCCTTGTCCGGCGTCTTCTTGGCGGCGACGAACTCGCCCTTGGCCCAGTCGCCCATCACCTGCACCAGCGCATCACCCTTGATGACCATGGCGGTCGCCAGGTTCCAGTCGCGGCCGGAGAAGTTCGGATCGACATATTTGACGATCTTCGCCAGGTTGTCGAAGGACTTCTTCATCGTGTCCGACTTCAGCGACGCCTCGTCGAGATCGTTGAAGGCCTTCTTGTAGAACTCCGGGCCACCGGTCGACAGCACGATCGAATCGAACATCGTCGCTTCCTGCCAGTTCTGGCCGCCGAGCGCCAGCGGGATGACACCGGCCGCCTTCGCCTTGTCGAGCAGGGCGATCAGATCGTCGAAGCTCTTCGGCTGCTTGCCGCCGATCTTGTCCATCACAGCCTTGTTGATCCACAGCCAGTTGACCGAGTGGACGTTAACCGGGGCTGCGACCCACTTGCCGTCATAGACGGAGAACTTCTGCAATGCCGCCGGCACCGACTTGTCCCAGCCTTCCTTCTTGGCCGTCTCCGTCAGATCACCCATGACGCCGGCCTGGGCATAGTCGAGCACGGTATAGCCCAGCATCTGCGAGGCTGTCGGATAGGTGCCGGCCGCCACCATCGCCTTCAGCGCCGTCATCGCCGCATCACCGCCGCCGCCGGCAACCGGGACGTCCTTCCAGGCAAAGCCTTCCTTCGACAGATCCTGCTTCAACACGTTCAAGGCCGCAGCCTCGCCGCCCGACGTCCACCAGTGCAGCATCTGCACTTCCTTCACATCGGCAGCCTGAGCCCCACCCAAACCAGAAACCATCACGACAGCAATCGCCGCCGAGCTTAAAAACTTGCGCATGAATTTCCTCCCATTGAAAATCGACGGCGGGACCTCCCCTGCCGCCCGATGCTTCCCGCCGTTGCGGCGGGCGACATACGGCCGCGCTCCTCCGCGCGGTTGCTAATTTAAAACGTTATAAAGCCTTGGCCGTCAAGCCCTTTCTCGACACCCGAGAAAAATATGATTACTTCATCATCCAATTGAATTATATAAATGTTTTCCGGATGGCTAGCGAAGTGTTAAAATTTAAAACGTTTTCATTCGTTGATTGCGCACAGGTCTCATCGTGTTATTGTACCGGCAATTTCAGCATAGGAAGCCAGAGTGAGCGAATCCTCCCGACCGCAACGCGGCGAAAATCTCGACGTCATGCCGAAGCGCGGCAAGCCGACCTTGCGAACGATCGCCACGATCGCCGGCCTTGCGGTGACGACGGTGTCGCGGGCACTCTCCGATGCCCCGCAAATTTCGCTCGAGACCCGTCAGCGGGTGCATCGCATCGCCCGTGAGATCGGCTATCTTCCCGACCGGGCCGCACAACGCCTCAAGACGGGCCGCACCAACGTCATCGCCATCCTGCTCGATTCGCACGAGGAAGTGGTCGGCTTCAGCACCTCGATCATGTACGGCATAGCCAAAGCGCTGAAAGAGACCTCCTACCATCTTGTCGTTGCCCCGAACTTCCTGTCGACGACCAATGTCGAGGCCGCCGACTACATCATCCGCAACCACCTGGCCGACGGACTGATCTTCACGCGGACCGAACCGCTCGACCCCCGCGTCCGCCTGCTGCTCGAAACCGGCTTTCCCTTCATCTGTCATGGCCGCACCGAATTTTCGACGCCGCATCCCTATGTCGACTATGACAATTTCACCTTCGCCTATGAGGCGACGCGCCGGTTGATTGCAAAGGGCCGCGGAAAAGTGACGGTGATCCTGCCGCCGAAACGGCTGACTTTCTGCCAGCATATCCTGCACGGCTTCATGACGGCGGTTCGGGAGGCCGGCATCGCCTATGAGATCCCCGAGGCGGTCGATCTCGATACGCCGGCCGATTTGCTGCGTGACTTTATCCGCGCCCGCGCAGCCGCCCCGGACGCGCCTGACGGCTTCATCTGTCCCGGCGAGGTGTCCGCGCTTGCCGTCATCAGCGGCATGAGCGACGCCGGCCGCGCACTTGCCGTCGATTACGATATCGCTGCCAAGGAGACGTCCCGTCTTCTCACGCAATTGCAGCCGAAGGTCGATACGATCCACGAGGATCTGACGGCGGCCGGCGAAGATCTCGGACGCATGCTGCTGCAGCGCATCAACAATCCCGACGCCGCAGATCTGCATCTCCTGCTGCCGCCGCAGATCAATTTTCCAGTCGGTTAGACCCCGCTCTGAAGGTTGGCATCTTAAACCTATTTCCCTGGCGCGTGATTTATCCTAAAAGCACGCCGTAATCCGGTCGCAGCCCACCCGGTCAAAACAAGGGAATCCAAAATATGAAAACCATCGTCGTCTGCTCCGGCGGACTCGACTCCGTTTCGCTTGCCCACAGAATGGCAGGAGAAGCACAGCTTGTCGGTCTCGTCTCCTTCGACTACGGCCAGCGCCACCGCAAGGAACTCGACTTCGCCGCCAAATGTGCAGCGCGGCTCGCGGTTCCGCACCATATCATCGACATCGCGGCCATCGGCGGTCATCTTAGCGGATCGGCCCTAACCGACAACGTCGAGGTTCCGGACGGCCACTATGCCGAGGAGACCATGAAGGCCACCGTGGTGCCGAACCGCAACGCCATCATGCTGGCCATCGCCTTCGGTCTGGCGGCCGCGCAGAAGGCGGATGCCGTTGCCGTCGCCGTCCATGGCGGCGATCACTTCATTTACCCCGACTGCCGCCCGGGCTTTATCGACGCCTTCCAGCGCATGCAGAACGCGGCGCTCGACGGTTACGCCAGCGTCAAACTGCTCGCACCCTATGTCGAGGTTTCCAAAGCGGCAATCGTGGCCGACGGCGCGAAACACGGCACACCGTTCGCGGAAACCTGGTCCTGCTACAAGGGCGGCAGCCTCCATTGCGGGCGCTGCGGAACCTGTGTGGAACGCCGCGAAGCCTTCCATCTTGCCGGCGTCGCCGATCCCACGGAATACGAGGACCGCGACTTCTGGAAGGCGGCGGTGTCGCAATATGCCGCGACGGAGGTGCGTTGATGTACCGCATCACCAAGGAATTTCATCTCTCCGCCTCGCATCAATTGGATCACCTGCCGACTGATCATCAATGTGCCCGGCTCCATGGCCACAACTACATCGTGGTCGTCGAACTCTCCGCAGAAACCCTGAATGAGGACGGCTTCGTTCGCGACTATCACGACCTCGCGCCGCTCAAGCGCTATATCGACGAGGCTCTCGATCATCGCCACCTGAACGACGTATTCGGTCATTCCAAAGTCACGTCCGAATTCCTGGCCAGGCATTTTTACGAGTGGTGCAAGCAGCGCTTCCCCGAGACATCGTCTGTCCGCGTCAGCGAGACGCCGAAGACCTGGGCGGAGTACAGGCCGTGAGCGCGGAGACCATTCGCGTCAGCGAGATATTCGGCCCGACCATACAAGGCGAAGGCGCGTTGATCGGATTGCCGACCGTGTTCGTCAGGACGGGTGGCTGTGACTACCGCTGTTCCTGGTGCGACAGCCTTCACGCGGTCGACAGCGCCTTCCGGGATCAATGGATGTCCATGTCGGTTGAGGCGATTTGGCAGGAGGTCACGAAACTCTCCGGAGGCAAACCGTTGACGGTGTCGCTTTCCGGGGGCAATCCGGCGATCCAGCCGCTAGGGCCGCTGATCGAACTCGGCCATTCCAACGGATACCGCTTCGCGCTGGAAACACAGGGGAGCGTAGCGCGGGACTGGTTTCGCGATCTCGACACCCTGGTCTTGAGCCCCAAGCCGCCTTCGAGCGGAATGCAGACGGACTGGGAGCAGGTCGGCAACTGTCTTCGACTTGCCGCCGGCGGGCCGGAGGTCGCGTTGAAAATCGTCGTCTTCGACGATGCCGACTACGCATTCGCCCAAGAGGTGAGCCAGCGCTATCCCGATATTCCCTTGTTCCTCCAGCCCGGCAACCACACGCCGCCGGCGCCCGATGACGACGACGCCCGTATCGATATTGACGGCGTAATGGACCGGATGCACTGGCTTGTCGGGAAGGTGACCGCCGACCAATGGTTTGACGCGCGTGTGTTGCCTCAATTGCACGTGCTGCTTTGGGGAAACAAACGCGGGGTATGACCCCGTGGGAAGCCTAGCGCTCCTGAAAAGCAAAGACATCGACGGGTTCGCCCAGCCCGCGCAGGGAGAAGGTGCCGAGCTCGTCCATGTCTTTCGCGCAACCCGCCATTTCAACGAAGGCCCGCGACAGGAGCACCGGACGCTTGACCTCCTTGGTCAGGCTTTCCAGCCGCGAGGCGATATTGACCGCCGGGCCGATGACGGTGAAATCCAGCCGCCGGCGCGAGCCGATATTGCCGTACATGACGTCGCCGACATGCACGCCGACGCCGTAGC from Rhizobium sp. Pop5 includes these protein-coding regions:
- a CDS encoding LacI family DNA-binding transcriptional regulator → MSESSRPQRGENLDVMPKRGKPTLRTIATIAGLAVTTVSRALSDAPQISLETRQRVHRIAREIGYLPDRAAQRLKTGRTNVIAILLDSHEEVVGFSTSIMYGIAKALKETSYHLVVAPNFLSTTNVEAADYIIRNHLADGLIFTRTEPLDPRVRLLLETGFPFICHGRTEFSTPHPYVDYDNFTFAYEATRRLIAKGRGKVTVILPPKRLTFCQHILHGFMTAVREAGIAYEIPEAVDLDTPADLLRDFIRARAAAPDAPDGFICPGEVSALAVISGMSDAGRALAVDYDIAAKETSRLLTQLQPKVDTIHEDLTAAGEDLGRMLLQRINNPDAADLHLLLPPQINFPVG
- the queD gene encoding 6-carboxytetrahydropterin synthase QueD; translation: MYRITKEFHLSASHQLDHLPTDHQCARLHGHNYIVVVELSAETLNEDGFVRDYHDLAPLKRYIDEALDHRHLNDVFGHSKVTSEFLARHFYEWCKQRFPETSSVRVSETPKTWAEYRP
- a CDS encoding ABC transporter substrate-binding protein, which codes for MRKFLSSAAIAVVMVSGLGGAQAADVKEVQMLHWWTSGGEAAALNVLKQDLSKEGFAWKDVPVAGGGGDAAMTALKAMVAAGTYPTASQMLGYTVLDYAQAGVMGDLTETAKKEGWDKSVPAALQKFSVYDGKWVAAPVNVHSVNWLWINKAVMDKIGGKQPKSFDDLIALLDKAKAAGVIPLALGGQNWQEATMFDSIVLSTGGPEFYKKAFNDLDEASLKSDTMKKSFDNLAKIVKYVDPNFSGRDWNLATAMVIKGDALVQVMGDWAKGEFVAAKKTPDKDFLCYRFPGTEGSVIYNSDMFGMFNVPDDRKAAQVALATATLSKSFQSAFNVVKGSVPARTDVPDTDFDACGKKGIADLKAANEGGTLFGSLAQGYGAPPAIANAYKDVVSKFVHGQIKSSDEAVKQLVQAIDDAR
- a CDS encoding carbohydrate ABC transporter permease is translated as MSTVATTDPVLTPEQAGGMSIRSRLQDALPKIVLAPSFVITLIFVYGFIVWTAYLSFTNSKTFPSYELTGARAYQRLWRWTFENDPPSSWYTSITNMAIFGFLYVGICLALGLLLAILLDQKIRGEGLLRPIFLYPMALSFIVTGVAWKWFLDPGLGLEQTLHHFGWTSFHFDWIKNKDFVIYTVVIAGVWQASGFVMAMFLAGLRGIDGEIMKAAQIDGASPFQLYRRIIIPLLRPIFLSTFIVLAHMAIKSYDLVVALTSGGPGGSAWLPSNFMYEYTFKRNEMAVGSASAIIMLMTISAIIVPYLYSELKEKAR
- the queC gene encoding 7-cyano-7-deazaguanine synthase QueC, whose product is MKTIVVCSGGLDSVSLAHRMAGEAQLVGLVSFDYGQRHRKELDFAAKCAARLAVPHHIIDIAAIGGHLSGSALTDNVEVPDGHYAEETMKATVVPNRNAIMLAIAFGLAAAQKADAVAVAVHGGDHFIYPDCRPGFIDAFQRMQNAALDGYASVKLLAPYVEVSKAAIVADGAKHGTPFAETWSCYKGGSLHCGRCGTCVERREAFHLAGVADPTEYEDRDFWKAAVSQYAATEVR
- the queE gene encoding 7-carboxy-7-deazaguanine synthase QueE, whose protein sequence is MSAETIRVSEIFGPTIQGEGALIGLPTVFVRTGGCDYRCSWCDSLHAVDSAFRDQWMSMSVEAIWQEVTKLSGGKPLTVSLSGGNPAIQPLGPLIELGHSNGYRFALETQGSVARDWFRDLDTLVLSPKPPSSGMQTDWEQVGNCLRLAAGGPEVALKIVVFDDADYAFAQEVSQRYPDIPLFLQPGNHTPPAPDDDDARIDIDGVMDRMHWLVGKVTADQWFDARVLPQLHVLLWGNKRGV